From Bordetella flabilis, the proteins below share one genomic window:
- a CDS encoding GntR family transcriptional regulator, with amino-acid sequence MPKTASHPLPQVRLAGPDGLPKYLQLKNALAQEIAAGRWEPGHKLPAEDQLVDATGLSLGTVQRALRMLVDEGVLIRRHGAGTYVAKRKYPMGGPFQHFRFVDDTGEGILPIYTSVLRRYEVDQAGPWDDLLKSEKIVCIDRDFSINNEFSLYVQIYFCSIRFPELASVPPAELNGVSFKDLLSRKYGQPTASYTERMSVHKLPPMVVQALKLPRNTVGVRLDIVAADQNGDAIYFQHAYIPPNGRQLLMQDH; translated from the coding sequence ATGCCGAAGACCGCTTCCCACCCGCTGCCTCAGGTTCGCCTTGCCGGCCCGGACGGCCTGCCCAAATACCTCCAGTTGAAGAATGCGCTCGCCCAGGAAATCGCCGCCGGGCGATGGGAACCCGGGCACAAGCTGCCGGCGGAAGACCAGTTGGTGGATGCGACGGGGCTCAGCCTGGGAACGGTGCAGCGAGCCCTGAGGATGCTGGTCGACGAAGGTGTCCTGATCCGACGCCATGGCGCGGGCACCTATGTGGCCAAGCGCAAGTACCCGATGGGCGGCCCGTTCCAGCATTTCCGCTTCGTGGACGACACGGGCGAGGGCATCCTGCCCATATACACCAGCGTGCTGCGCCGCTATGAGGTCGACCAGGCGGGGCCTTGGGACGATCTGCTGAAGAGCGAGAAAATCGTCTGTATCGACCGCGACTTCTCCATCAATAACGAGTTCTCGCTGTACGTGCAGATCTATTTCTGCAGCATCCGTTTCCCCGAACTCGCGTCGGTGCCGCCGGCCGAACTCAACGGCGTCAGCTTCAAGGACCTGCTGTCGCGCAAGTACGGCCAGCCCACCGCCTCGTATACCGAGCGCATGAGCGTCCACAAGCTGCCGCCCATGGTGGTGCAGGCCCTGAAGCTGCCCCGCAACACGGTAGGCGTGCGGCTGGATATCGTCGCGGCAGACCAGAACGGCGACGCCATCTATTTCCAGCATGCCTATATCCCGCCGAACGGCCGGCAATTGCTGATGCAGGACCATTGA
- a CDS encoding enolase C-terminal domain-like protein, with amino-acid sequence MKIVDVTLTLFAWDDIPPTSYAAHTGKFAGSSKIGLLKIETDEGISGHAFLGSAYYGGDLDGPNLIKYLKPILMGQNPLDRERLHQALWRRARTTTVRTVGACDVALWDICGKAAGMPIHRLLGSYRDRVKAYASSMILDSPQAYAEEALHYKSLNWAAYKIHPPHPWQEDIKVCQAVREAVGDDYLVMLDAAWSYQYPEAVRVGRALQDLNYYWYEDPLHDADVYNYVKLKQQLHIPVMATEFPAAGLDSYAPWVLQQATDFLRGDVALKGGITTMMKTAHLAESFRMNYEVHHGGNSLNNVAGLHVIMALKNTEFFEVLLPDGAQKYGLVQDIQADADGYVYAPTEPGLGAEIDFELIKRKQVAVLS; translated from the coding sequence ATGAAGATTGTCGACGTCACCCTCACGCTGTTCGCCTGGGACGATATTCCGCCCACCAGCTATGCCGCCCACACCGGCAAGTTCGCGGGTTCCAGCAAGATCGGCCTGCTGAAGATCGAAACCGACGAGGGCATCAGCGGACACGCCTTCCTGGGCTCCGCCTACTACGGCGGCGACCTGGACGGACCCAACCTCATCAAGTACCTGAAGCCCATCCTGATGGGGCAGAACCCGCTGGATCGCGAACGCCTGCACCAGGCCCTCTGGCGCCGTGCGCGCACGACCACGGTGCGCACCGTCGGCGCCTGCGACGTCGCCTTGTGGGACATTTGCGGCAAGGCGGCGGGCATGCCCATCCATCGCCTGCTCGGTTCCTACCGCGATCGGGTCAAGGCCTACGCCAGCTCCATGATCCTGGACAGTCCCCAGGCCTATGCGGAAGAGGCCCTGCACTACAAATCGCTCAACTGGGCCGCGTACAAGATCCATCCGCCGCACCCCTGGCAGGAGGACATCAAGGTTTGCCAGGCCGTGCGCGAAGCGGTCGGCGACGATTACCTGGTCATGCTCGATGCGGCATGGAGCTACCAGTATCCGGAGGCCGTGCGGGTGGGGCGCGCATTGCAGGACCTGAATTACTACTGGTACGAGGATCCCCTGCACGACGCGGACGTCTACAACTATGTGAAGCTGAAGCAGCAACTGCATATTCCCGTCATGGCCACCGAGTTCCCGGCGGCGGGGCTGGACTCCTATGCCCCCTGGGTGCTGCAGCAGGCCACCGATTTCCTGCGTGGCGACGTGGCCCTGAAGGGCGGCATCACCACCATGATGAAGACCGCGCACCTGGCCGAGTCCTTCCGCATGAATTACGAGGTCCACCATGGCGGGAATTCCCTGAACAACGTGGCCGGCCTGCACGTCATCATGGCCTTGAAGAACACGGAATTCTTCGAGGTGCTGCTGCCCGATGGCGCCCAGAAGTATGGCCTGGTGCAGGACATCCAGGCCGACGCGGATGGCTATGTGTACGCCCCGACCGAACCCGGGCTGGGCGCGGAGATCGACTTCGAGCTGATCAAGCGGAAACAGGTGGCGGTCCTGTCATAG
- a CDS encoding Bug family tripartite tricarboxylate transporter substrate binding protein — protein sequence MRSLKNGLAAACAAVLTLYAGGASAAYPDHAVNIVVPFSAGGSTDIVARILARGLTKAMGQPVVVENKPGASGNIAGDYVARSAPDGYTLFMGTSTSIANIALFKKLPFDILADFIPVSQIAHTPLVLVANNSLPVNDVAGLIRLAKEKPGQLNYGSGGPGTSQHLGGVMFSSMAKVQMTHVPYKGAAPAMSDLIGGNIQVMFAPLIDALAFIRGGKVKALGITTSKAAPQIPDVPPIAKTLPGFEIATWNAVFVPAGTPPAVVDALSRNIVEVTRSAEMRESIETQGSEAVGSTPQEFKAFLDREVVLWKGLVQSSGASAD from the coding sequence ATGCGTAGCTTGAAAAATGGCCTTGCGGCCGCCTGCGCGGCGGTATTGACCCTGTACGCGGGCGGCGCAAGCGCCGCCTACCCGGACCACGCCGTCAACATCGTCGTGCCGTTTTCCGCCGGCGGCAGCACCGATATCGTGGCGCGTATCCTGGCCCGCGGCTTGACCAAGGCCATGGGCCAGCCCGTCGTCGTCGAGAACAAGCCGGGCGCCAGCGGGAATATCGCCGGCGACTATGTGGCGCGGTCCGCCCCCGACGGCTATACGCTGTTCATGGGAACGAGCACGTCGATCGCCAACATCGCACTCTTCAAGAAGCTGCCCTTCGATATCCTGGCCGACTTCATCCCCGTCTCCCAGATCGCCCACACGCCGCTGGTTTTGGTCGCCAACAACAGCCTCCCGGTCAACGATGTGGCCGGGCTGATCAGATTGGCCAAGGAAAAGCCCGGACAGCTCAACTATGGCTCCGGTGGGCCGGGAACGTCCCAGCACCTGGGCGGCGTGATGTTCTCCAGCATGGCGAAGGTCCAGATGACCCACGTGCCCTACAAAGGCGCCGCGCCGGCCATGTCGGATCTCATCGGCGGGAACATCCAGGTGATGTTCGCGCCGCTGATCGACGCGCTCGCCTTCATCCGTGGCGGCAAGGTCAAGGCGCTGGGCATCACGACCAGCAAGGCGGCGCCGCAGATTCCGGACGTGCCGCCCATCGCCAAGACCTTGCCGGGCTTTGAAATCGCCACCTGGAACGCGGTGTTCGTACCGGCCGGGACACCGCCGGCGGTGGTCGATGCGCTGTCGCGCAACATCGTGGAGGTAACCCGCAGCGCCGAAATGCGTGAATCGATCGAAACCCAGGGGTCGGAAGCGGTGGGCAGCACGCCCCAGGAATTCAAGGCATTCCTGGACCGGGAGGTGGTGTTGTGGAAAGGGCTGGTGCAGTCTTCCGGCGCGTCGGCGGACTGA